TGGATACAGTACCAAAGTTATTTTCTGATATACATTTACGCTTTGTAATTGAAGGGAACGATGTGAGTGAGAAACATGTGGAACGGGCAGTAAGCTTATCGGCTGATAAATATTGTTCTGTCGCTTTAATGCTGAATAAATCAGTGAATATAACGCATGATTTTGAGATAAATAATATTTAGCAAGCTAAAAATATACTGCTGTTAGTGCTAAGAATGTCATCTGCACTAACAGTTTATATATTCATAATAAATTTTATAGATCACTCATCCAGTCAAGTTGCTTATTTGCTTCATTCTTTTTAAGCATTAAGTCTTTAATTAAGGGCGTCAGTAAAAGCTCCATAGCTAAACCCATCTTCCCACCTGGCACAACCAAGGTATTGATCCTCGACATGAAAGATCCATCTATCATACTCAGGTAATATGGAAAATCTAGCTGACTGGCTTCTCTGCAACGAATAACAACAAAGCTTTCGTCTAATGTTGGTATTGCTTTAGCACTAAAGGGGTTTGATGTATCCACAGTTGGTACGCGCTGAAAGTTTATGTGTGTACGTGAAAACTGAGGTGTTATAAAAGAAATGTAATCTTCCATACTCCTAACAATGCTTTGTGTTACAGCTTCGCGACTATGTCCACGCTTGTTTGTATCCCTAATAATTTTCTGAATCCACTCTAAGTTTACAATAGGCACCATGCCTATGAGTAAATCAACATGTTTAGCAACGTCATTCTTTTCAGTAACAACTCCGCCATGTAAGCCTTCATAAAATAAGAGATCAGTCCCATCACCTAGATCTTCCCAAGGTGTGAATGTTCCTGGCATTTGATTATATGGAACAGCTTCATCAAAGGTATGCAAATAACGACGCATTTTCCCTTTGCCTGTTTCTGAGTAGTCTTTAAATAGCTTTTCAAGTGCATCAAAGTCATTAGCTGCATCACCAAAATAACTAATTTTAAGTTGCTGCTCTTTGGCTTTACGTTTTTCCATATCCATCTCTTGACGAGAATAACGATGAAAGCTATCTCCTTCAACAGTGGCTGATGTAATGCCGAGCGATCGAAATATATGCTCGAACGATTCTGTTGTCGTCGAAGTGCCTGCTCCCGATGAACCGGTAACAGCAATAATTGGATTACGTGACGACATAGTACTTCAACCTTATAATAGATGGACAATTGTTATACGAGGTATTTATAGACGGGTCAAGCTTTAACCTGATGTTCTAATTTCAAAAACTATATTTTGCACAACAAAAAAGCGGAGCCTAAGCTCCGCTTTTAATTCTTTCAGAATAAATTTAGTACAAGTACTAAATTATGCTTCTGCGTTAACTTCTTCAACTACTTCAGCGGCTTCTTCAGCTGCTGGGCGGTCAACAAGTTCAACGTAAGCCATAGGAGCTTTATCACCAGTACGGAAACCACATTTTAAAATGCGAGTGTAACCACCTGGACGTTCTTGGTAACGTGCACCAAGTTCGTTGAATAAAATACCTACTACTTCTTTATCTTGTGTACGAGCAAACGCTAAACGGCGATTTGCAACACTGTCGGTTTTAGCCAATGTAATCAATGGCTCTACTACCATACGTAGTTCTTTAGCTTTAGCAACGGTAGTTTTGATCAAACCGTGCTTTACTAAAGAGCTTGCCATATTGCGGAACATCGCTTTACGATGACTGCTATTACGGTTTAACTGGCGACCGCTTTTACGATGGCGCATAAGTTAATCCTTCTCTCAACTATTAAAAAAACGATGATCGACTTAGTCGTTATCAGCTATGCTTTCAGGTGGCCAGTTTTCTAGGCGCATACCTAGAGACAAACCACGAGACGCCAAAACGTCTTTGATTTCAGTTAAAGACTTCTTACCTAAATTAGGTGTTTTAAGAAGCTCAACTTCAGCACGCTGTACTAAATCGCCAATATATTGAATTGCTTCTGCTTTTAGGCAGTTTGCTGAACGAACAGTAAGTTCAAGGTCATCAACAGGACGAAGCAAAATAGGATCAAACAGTGGTTTTTCCTCTTTTGGTTCAACTTCAGTTACATCACGAAGCTCTACAAACGCATCTAGCTGTTCAGCTAAAATTGTTGAAGCGCGACGAATTGCTTCTTCAGGATCTAACGTACCGTTAGTTTCCATGTCTAAGACCAGTTTGTCCAAATCTGTACGCTGTTCAACACGTGCAGAATCAACATCATAGGCAATTCTTACAACTGGACTGAATGAAGCATCAACTAACAAACGTCCAATTGCACGATCTTCTTCCTCGGCGTCGCGTCGAGCTGAAGCAGGAACATAACCACGTCCCATTTCAACCTTTATACGCATACTGATAGAACCATCACCTGTCAAATGACAGATTACATGAGTTGGGTTTGCAATTTCTACATCACCATCATGTTGGATATCGGCAGCCGTTACAGGGCCTTCACCGGACTTAGTTAAGGTAAGAACAGCTTCATTTTTGCCTTCTAAACTTATCGCTAGTCCCTTAAGGTTTAACAGTATTTCGATGATGTCTTCTTGCACACCTTCTTTACTGCTGTACTCATGAAGTACACCGTCAATTTCAACTTCAGTTACAGCACAACCCGGCATTGAAGATAAAAGAATGCGGCGTAACGCATTACCTAAAGTGTGACCAAAACCACGCTCTAATGGCTCTAAAGTTACTTTAGCACGAGTAGCACTAATAGTTTCAATATCTACCAATCGTGGTCTAAGGAATTCGGTTACAGAACCCTGCATTATGTCCTCTCTTAAAGTGCAACTTTACTTAGAGTAAAGTTCAACAATCAACTGTTCATTAATTTCGGCAGACAAGTCAGAACGATCAGGAACGCGTTTGAAAACACCTTCAAGTTTCTTGTTATCTACTTCAACCCAAACTGGCTTCTCACGTTGCTCAGCTAATTCTAAAGCTGCGATGATACGCGCTTGAGTTTTAGACTTTTCACGTACAGAAACTACATCTTCGGCTTTAACAGTGAAAGATGGAATATTAACAACAACACCGTTAACTACGATAGCTTTGTGGCTAACTAGTTGACGAGCTTCAGCACGAGTGCTTGCATAGCCCATACGGTATACTACGTTATCAAGACGTTTCTCTAAAAGTTGCAACAAGTTTTCACCTGTATTGCCTTTTAGACGAGCCGCTTCTTTATAGTAGTTGCGGAATTGTTTTTCTAGTACGCCATATATACGACGAACTTTTTGTTTTTCACGAAGTTGAATACCGTAGTCAGATAAACGACCGCGACGGGCGCCATGTTGACCTGGTATTGTTTCGATTTTACATTTAGTGTCAATTGCTCTAACACCGCTTTTAAGGAACAAATCTGTACCTTCGCGGCGACTAAGCTTTAACTTAGGACCTAAATATCTAGCCATTTTCTTTCTCCAACTATCCTAAAAAAAGTACGATTAAACGCGACGTTTCTTAGGAGGACGACAACCATTATGAGGAATAGGTGTAACGTCAGTAATGTTGGTGATTTTAAAACCAGCAGCATTTAAAGCACGGATAGCAGATTCACGACCTGGACCCGGACCTTTAACGAACACTTCAATATTCTTCAAGCCAAACTCTTGTGCTGCTTTACCAGCACGATCTGCAGCTACTTGCGCAGCAAATGGAGTAGATTTACGTGAACCACGGAAACCTGAACCACCAGCAGTCGCCCATGATAAGGCGTTACCTTGACGATCAGTAAGAGTTACGATTGTGTTGTTGAAAGATGCATGGATATGAGCCATGCCGTCAGCAACTTGTTTTTTTACGCGTTTACGCGTACGTACAGGTGTTTTAGCCATTGTCTAGTTCCTCTTACTTCTTAATTGGCTTACGAGGACCTTTACGGGTGCGCGCATTAGTTTTAGTGCGTTGACCACGTAGAGGAAGACTGCGACGGTGGCGAATACCACGGTAACAACCTAAATCCATAAGACGTTTAATGTTCATTGAAACTTCACGGCGTAAATCACCTTCTACGGTGTATTTATCCACTTCTGCACGAAGCAAATCAATTTGAGCTTCGTCCAATTCACTGATCTTAGTTGACTCTGCAATACCAGTTGCAACACAAATTGCTTTCGCACGTGTTGCTCCGATACCGAAGATCGCAGTAATGGCGATTACTGCATGCTTACGATCAGGGATGTTAATGCCAGCGATACGGGCCACTAAACACATCTCCTATTTTTAATTTAAAATTTGCCAGTTGAAAAGCCCGTTAGGATACTCAACCAGCCGCATTTCTTTGCAAATCGAAGCGGCATTATACAGACTTATCTGCATAATGCTACTGCTTAAAGATTTAGCCTTGACGTTGCTTGTGCTTTGGCTCTTCGCAGATTACACGAATTACACCAGCACGTTTAACAACTTTACAATTACGACAAATCTTTTTTACGGATGCACGTACTTTCATTTTATATACTCCGTTGCCTAAAGGCCCAGTCTAACGACCGTAGCCCTTAAGGTTTGCTTTCTTAAGTACATTGTCATATTGATGAGACATCAAATGCGTTTGTACTTGTGCCATAAAGTCCATTATTACAACTACAATAATAAGTAGTGATGTGCCGCCAAAGTAAAAATTAACGTCCCATGCCATAATAATAAACTGAGGTACCAAACAGATAAAGGTTATATACATCGCACCAGCTAAGGTTAAACGAGTCATTACTTTATCTATATATTTTGACGTTTGCTCACCAGGACGGATCCCAGGAATAAACGCACCGGATTTTTTCAGGTTATCTGCTGTTTCACGCGGATTGAATACAAGAGCCGTGTAAAAGAAACAGAAGAATATTATCGCTGCTGCAAGTAACATTACATATAGCGGCTGTCCTGGAGAAATAGCAATTGATACTTCTTGTAGGAAATCAGCAACCATACCTTCACCTTGACCAAACCAGCTCGCAAGCGTGCCTGGAAACAAGATAATACTTGAGGCGAAAATTGGTGGAATAACACCTGCCATATTGACTTTAAGTGGTAAATGCGTGCTTTGGGCAGCGAAAACCTTACGGCCTTGCTGACGTTTAGCGTAGTTAACAACGATACGTCGTTGACCACGTTCCACAAATACTACAAAGAAAGTCGTAGCAAATATAATTACGCCAATTAGCAATAATACCAATAAGTGCAATTCACCTTGACGCGCCGCCTCTGCTGTTTGACCAACAGCTGACGGCATACCAGCAACTATACCTGCGAATATCAAGATAGATATACCGTTACCAATACCGCGTTCCGTAATTTGCTCACCTAACCACATTAAAAACATGGTACCAGTAACCAAACTTACTACCGCAGCAAAGTAGAATCCGAAACCTGCGTCCATTACTAGACCTGGCATCATCCCCGGTAAACTTCTTGCTATTGCAATTGATTGTACAGTCGCTAGAACTAAAGTGCCGTAGCGGGTGTATTGACTGATCTTACGTCGTCCAGCTTCACCTTCTTTTTTCAATTCTGCCATTGCCGGGTGCATAACCGTAAGCAATTGCATAATGATAGAAGCTGAGATGTACGGCATAATACCTAGTGCCAATACAGAGGCTCGCTCAAGTGCACCACCGGAGAACATGTTAAACATTTCTACAATGGTGCCCTTTTGTTGTTCGAACAACTGAGCTAATACAGCGGCGTCAATACCAGGGATTGGCACAAATGTTCCCAAACGAAGCACGATAAGTGCACCGAATACAAACCACAATCTTTGTTTAAGCTCAGACAATCCGCCTTTTGCTTTATTATCAATTCCTGGTGTAGCCATAACCTGTACTATTCCTCGATTTTTCCGCCTGCAGCTTCAATAGCTGCACGAGCGCCTTTAGTAACACCTAAACCACGTACAGTAATTGGACGAGTGATTTCACCAGAAAGCATGATTTTCACTGCAACAATATTACGTGTGATTAAGTTAGCATCTTTAAGGGCAAAGATATCGACAACATCACCTGTGATGTTGTTTAGTTCATGTAAACGTACTTCAGCGCGAACCAAAGATTTACGTGACGTGAAACCAAACTTAGGTAAACGTTGTTTCAATGGCATTTGACCACCTTCGAAACCAGGACGTACACTACCGCCAGAACGAGATTTCTGACCTTTGTGACCACGACCGCCTGTTTTACCTATGCCAGAACCAATACCACGCCCACAGCGTTTCTTGGCTTTCTTAGCACCTGGTGCAGGAGATAAAGTATTTAAATGCATTATTAATCCTCCACCTTAATCATATAAGATACTTGATTAATCATACCGCGTACAGATGGAGTATCTTCTAACTCTACTGTATGACGGATACGACGTAAACCAAGACCCTTTAATGTAGCTCTATGCTTCGGTAAACGACCGATAGAACTTTTTAACTGAGTTATTCTAACTGTTTTAGCCATGCTCAATTACCCCAGAATATCTGAAACGCTTTTGCCACGTTTTGCTGCAACAGCTTCAGGCGAATGCATATTCGCAAGAGCAGAAACAGTAGCGCGAACTACGTTTATTGGGTTAGTAGAACCGTATGCCTTAGACAATACGTTCTGTACGCCTGCAACTTCAAGTACTGCACGCATAGCGCCACCGGCGATTATACCTGTACCTTCAGAAGCTGGTTGCATGTAAACTTTTGAACCAGAGTGCTTGCCGATAACGACATGCTGAAGAGTAGTACCCTTCAAATCAACGGTTACTAAGTTACGACGTGCTTTTTCCATTGCTTTTTGGATTGCAGCAGGCACTTCACGTGCTTTACCGTAACCAAAACCAACGCGACCAGCGCCATCACCAACTACGGTTAGTGCTGTGAAACTGAAAATACGACCACCTTTAACCACTTTTGAAACGCGGTTAACTGCGATTAGCTTTTCAGCCATATCACTTTGTTGTGAGTTTTCTTGATTATGATTAGCCATTATCAACCCCTAAAACTGAAGACCAGCTTCGCGAGCTGCATCTGCTAACGCTTTCACGCGACCATGGTAACGGAAACCTGAACGGTCAAAAGCAACACTAGTGATGCCTTTAGCTACTGCACGTTCTGCAATTGCCTTACCTACAGCCGTAGCTGCTTCAACGTTACCTGTTTTTTCTAACTGAGCACTAACTTCTTTGTCTAAAGTAGACGCTGACGCGATTACTTCAGAACCTGTTGGTGCAATCAATTGCGCGTAAATATGACGAGGAGTACGGAATACAACTAAACGATTCGCACCCAACTCGCTAATTTTTGCACGAGAGCGTTTAGCTCTGCGCAAACGAGATGTTTTCTTATCCATAGTATTACCCTACTTCTTCTTAGCTTCTTTACGACGTACATTCTCATCGCTATAACGAATCCCTTTACCTTTATAAGGCTCAGGTTTACGGTATGCGCGAATGTTCGCTGCAGTTTGACCGACCAACTGTTTATCAGCACCTTTCAGTATGATTTCAGTTTGGCTAGGAGTTTCAACAGTAATTCCATCAGGAATTGCGTGGTCAACCGGATGTGAAAAGCCTAAAGATAAGTTTAAGTTCTTACCCGCAGCTTTAGCACGGTAACCAACACCGTTTAACAATAATTTCTTTTCAAAACCTTTACTTACACCTTCAACCATATTATTGATTAAAGAGCGTACTGTACCGGCTTGAGCCCAAGCGCCTTTAACATCAGCAACGATATTAGTGATAATGTTGTTTTCTTCTTGAGAAACAACAACAGCACCATGGATCGTGTGAGATAATTCACCCATTGGACCTTTAACTTTAATGTCTTGACCTGATAACGTAATAGTAACGCCTGCAGGGATTGCGACATGTGCTTTTGCGACACGAGACATATTCTGCTCCTTTACTCTACGAAACCAAGAACTTCACCGCCAAGACCCGCATTGCGAGCGGCGCGATCAGTCATTAGACCTTTAGAAGTAGAAATAATAGCGATACCCATGCCTGCTAATACTTTAGGAAGCTCTTGAGCACCTTTGTATACGCGAAGACCTGGACGTGAAACACGTTTGATCACTTCAATTACTTCTTTACCTTCAAAATATTTCAATTCTACAGTTAACTCAGGCTTTGCTTCGCCAGTAACTGAAAAATCTGAAATGTAACCTTCTTCTTTAAGCAAGTTGGCAAGTGCAACTTTTACCTTAGAAGATGGCATTGTAACTGCAGTCTTTGCTGCAGATTGACCGTTGCGGATGCGTGTAAACATGTCCGCGATAGGATCAGTCATCATAACCATTTACTCCCGTGAATTACCAACTAGCTTTCTTAAGACCTGGAACTTCACCGCGCATCATAGTTTCACGTAATTTAATACGGCTTAAACCGAATTTACGTAAGAAACCATGTGGACGGCCAGTAATGTTACAACGGTTACGTTGACGACTACTGCTCGAATCACGAGGTAAACTTTGAAGTTTCAATACTGCATCCCAGCGTTCTTCTTCAGAAGAATCAACACCAGAGATGATAGCTTTTAGTGCACTACGCTTTTCAGCATATTGTGCAACTAACTTGGTTCTTTTAGCTTCACGAGCTTTCATTGACGTTTTAGCCATAACTCTACACCTTCTTCTTAAATGGGAAGTTGAAGGCAGTCAATAATGCATGACCTTCTTCGTTATTCTTCGCACTTGTAGTGATAGTGATATCCATTCCGCGAATCTTATCGATTTTATCGTATTCGATTTCAGGGAAAATGATTTGCTCACGTACGCCCATGCTGTAGTTACCACGACCATCGAATGACTTAGGATTCAAGCCACGGAAATCACGGATACGAGGAATAGAAATAGAGATTAAACGCTCTAAAAATTCCCACATACGTTCGCCACGTAGAGTTACTTTTGTGCCAATAGGGTAGCCTTCACGAATTTTAAAGCCCGCAACTGATTTGCGTGCTACTGTCGTGACAGGTTTTTGACCTGAGATTGCAGTAAGATCATTTGTGGCGTGCTCTAATACTTTTTTATCAGCAATCGCTTCGCCAACACCCATGTTAAGGGTGATCTTTTCAATCCGAGGGACTTGCATGACACTTTTGTACTCAAACTTCTTCTGAAGTTCGCTTACAATTGTATCTTTGTAAAAATCATGCAGTTTCGCCATCGTTTACTCCAATTAAATTAATTCGTTATTAGATTTGAAAAAACGAGCTTTTTTGCCGTCTTCATCTCTAAAACCAACACGATCTGCTTTGCCAGTAGCTGGGTTAACAATCGCAACGTTGGATACATTTAAAGGTGCTTCTTTTTCAACAATCCCACCAGGCTGCTGTAACTGAGGTACAGGCTTGGTGTGTTTCTTGATTAAGTTGATACCTTCAACAAATACTTTGCTTTCTTCAACAAGAACTTTGGTCACTTTACCAGTTTTGCCCTTGTCTTTTCCTGCAAGTACGATTACTTCATCATCACGACGAATCTTAGATGCCATTATCGTGACTCCTTATAGTACTTCTGGTGCAAGTGAAACAATTTTCATGAATTTTTCATTACGAAGTTCACGAGTCACAGGACCGAAAATACGAGTACCAATTGGTTGTAAGTTAGCATTTAACATTACAGCCGCATTTTCGTCAAAACGGATGGTTGAACCATCTGAACGACGAACACCTTTCTTAGTGCGCACCACTACTGCAGTAAGAACATCACCTTTTTTAACTTTGCCGCGAGGATTTGATTCCTTCACTGCAATTTTAATGATGTCACCAATGCGTGCGTAGCGACGGTGCGAACCACCAAGAACCTTTATACATTGTACACGTCGAGCGCCGCTGTTATCAGCTACGTTCAATTGTGATTGCATTTGGATCATTTAATATGTCTCCGCTAAATTATCTTATAAAAGATTAAATTCAAGGCCAGAAATTTGACCCGTCACTGCCTTCTAAATCCCACTCACAACGAGCGGGCGCGAGATTATAACAC
The Colwellia sp. Arc7-D genome window above contains:
- the rplE gene encoding 50S ribosomal protein L5: MAKLHDFYKDTIVSELQKKFEYKSVMQVPRIEKITLNMGVGEAIADKKVLEHATNDLTAISGQKPVTTVARKSVAGFKIREGYPIGTKVTLRGERMWEFLERLISISIPRIRDFRGLNPKSFDGRGNYSMGVREQIIFPEIEYDKIDKIRGMDITITTSAKNNEEGHALLTAFNFPFKKKV
- the rplQ gene encoding 50S ribosomal protein L17 yields the protein MRHRKSGRQLNRNSSHRKAMFRNMASSLVKHGLIKTTVAKAKELRMVVEPLITLAKTDSVANRRLAFARTQDKEVVGILFNELGARYQERPGGYTRILKCGFRTGDKAPMAYVELVDRPAAEEAAEVVEEVNAEA
- the rpoA gene encoding DNA-directed RNA polymerase subunit alpha, yielding MQGSVTEFLRPRLVDIETISATRAKVTLEPLERGFGHTLGNALRRILLSSMPGCAVTEVEIDGVLHEYSSKEGVQEDIIEILLNLKGLAISLEGKNEAVLTLTKSGEGPVTAADIQHDGDVEIANPTHVICHLTGDGSISMRIKVEMGRGYVPASARRDAEEEDRAIGRLLVDASFSPVVRIAYDVDSARVEQRTDLDKLVLDMETNGTLDPEEAIRRASTILAEQLDAFVELRDVTEVEPKEEKPLFDPILLRPVDDLELTVRSANCLKAEAIQYIGDLVQRAEVELLKTPNLGKKSLTEIKDVLASRGLSLGMRLENWPPESIADND
- the rpsH gene encoding 30S ribosomal protein S8, whose protein sequence is MVMMTDPIADMFTRIRNGQSAAKTAVTMPSSKVKVALANLLKEEGYISDFSVTGEAKPELTVELKYFEGKEVIEVIKRVSRPGLRVYKGAQELPKVLAGMGIAIISTSKGLMTDRAARNAGLGGEVLGFVE
- the rplF gene encoding 50S ribosomal protein L6, which gives rise to MSRVAKAHVAIPAGVTITLSGQDIKVKGPMGELSHTIHGAVVVSQEENNIITNIVADVKGAWAQAGTVRSLINNMVEGVSKGFEKKLLLNGVGYRAKAAGKNLNLSLGFSHPVDHAIPDGITVETPSQTEIILKGADKQLVGQTAANIRAYRKPEPYKGKGIRYSDENVRRKEAKKK
- the rpmD gene encoding 50S ribosomal protein L30; its protein translation is MAKTVRITQLKSSIGRLPKHRATLKGLGLRRIRHTVELEDTPSVRGMINQVSYMIKVED
- the rplR gene encoding 50S ribosomal protein L18, which encodes MDKKTSRLRRAKRSRAKISELGANRLVVFRTPRHIYAQLIAPTGSEVIASASTLDKEVSAQLEKTGNVEAATAVGKAIAERAVAKGITSVAFDRSGFRYHGRVKALADAAREAGLQF
- the rplO gene encoding 50S ribosomal protein L15, yielding MHLNTLSPAPGAKKAKKRCGRGIGSGIGKTGGRGHKGQKSRSGGSVRPGFEGGQMPLKQRLPKFGFTSRKSLVRAEVRLHELNNITGDVVDIFALKDANLITRNIVAVKIMLSGEITRPITVRGLGVTKGARAAIEAAGGKIEE
- the rpmJ gene encoding 50S ribosomal protein L36; the encoded protein is MKVRASVKKICRNCKVVKRAGVIRVICEEPKHKQRQG
- the rplN gene encoding 50S ribosomal protein L14, with protein sequence MIQMQSQLNVADNSGARRVQCIKVLGGSHRRYARIGDIIKIAVKESNPRGKVKKGDVLTAVVVRTKKGVRRSDGSTIRFDENAAVMLNANLQPIGTRIFGPVTRELRNEKFMKIVSLAPEVL
- the secY gene encoding preprotein translocase subunit SecY, with the protein product MATPGIDNKAKGGLSELKQRLWFVFGALIVLRLGTFVPIPGIDAAVLAQLFEQQKGTIVEMFNMFSGGALERASVLALGIMPYISASIIMQLLTVMHPAMAELKKEGEAGRRKISQYTRYGTLVLATVQSIAIARSLPGMMPGLVMDAGFGFYFAAVVSLVTGTMFLMWLGEQITERGIGNGISILIFAGIVAGMPSAVGQTAEAARQGELHLLVLLLIGVIIFATTFFVVFVERGQRRIVVNYAKRQQGRKVFAAQSTHLPLKVNMAGVIPPIFASSIILFPGTLASWFGQGEGMVADFLQEVSIAISPGQPLYVMLLAAAIIFFCFFYTALVFNPRETADNLKKSGAFIPGIRPGEQTSKYIDKVMTRLTLAGAMYITFICLVPQFIIMAWDVNFYFGGTSLLIIVVVIMDFMAQVQTHLMSHQYDNVLKKANLKGYGR
- a CDS encoding phosphoribulokinase; this translates as MSSRNPIIAVTGSSGAGTSTTTESFEHIFRSLGITSATVEGDSFHRYSRQEMDMEKRKAKEQQLKISYFGDAANDFDALEKLFKDYSETGKGKMRRYLHTFDEAVPYNQMPGTFTPWEDLGDGTDLLFYEGLHGGVVTEKNDVAKHVDLLIGMVPIVNLEWIQKIIRDTNKRGHSREAVTQSIVRSMEDYISFITPQFSRTHINFQRVPTVDTSNPFSAKAIPTLDESFVVIRCREASQLDFPYYLSMIDGSFMSRINTLVVPGGKMGLAMELLLTPLIKDLMLKKNEANKQLDWMSDL
- the rpsE gene encoding 30S ribosomal protein S5, which translates into the protein MANHNQENSQQSDMAEKLIAVNRVSKVVKGGRIFSFTALTVVGDGAGRVGFGYGKAREVPAAIQKAMEKARRNLVTVDLKGTTLQHVVIGKHSGSKVYMQPASEGTGIIAGGAMRAVLEVAGVQNVLSKAYGSTNPINVVRATVSALANMHSPEAVAAKRGKSVSDILG
- the rpsK gene encoding 30S ribosomal protein S11 translates to MAKTPVRTRKRVKKQVADGMAHIHASFNNTIVTLTDRQGNALSWATAGGSGFRGSRKSTPFAAQVAADRAGKAAQEFGLKNIEVFVKGPGPGRESAIRALNAAGFKITNITDVTPIPHNGCRPPKKRRV
- the rpsN gene encoding 30S ribosomal protein S14, with amino-acid sequence MAKTSMKAREAKRTKLVAQYAEKRSALKAIISGVDSSEEERWDAVLKLQSLPRDSSSSRQRNRCNITGRPHGFLRKFGLSRIKLRETMMRGEVPGLKKASW
- the rplX gene encoding 50S ribosomal protein L24, which codes for MASKIRRDDEVIVLAGKDKGKTGKVTKVLVEESKVFVEGINLIKKHTKPVPQLQQPGGIVEKEAPLNVSNVAIVNPATGKADRVGFRDEDGKKARFFKSNNELI
- the rpsM gene encoding 30S ribosomal protein S13, encoding MARIAGINIPDRKHAVIAITAIFGIGATRAKAICVATGIAESTKISELDEAQIDLLRAEVDKYTVEGDLRREVSMNIKRLMDLGCYRGIRHRRSLPLRGQRTKTNARTRKGPRKPIKK
- the rpsD gene encoding 30S ribosomal protein S4, which translates into the protein MARYLGPKLKLSRREGTDLFLKSGVRAIDTKCKIETIPGQHGARRGRLSDYGIQLREKQKVRRIYGVLEKQFRNYYKEAARLKGNTGENLLQLLEKRLDNVVYRMGYASTRAEARQLVSHKAIVVNGVVVNIPSFTVKAEDVVSVREKSKTQARIIAALELAEQREKPVWVEVDNKKLEGVFKRVPDRSDLSAEINEQLIVELYSK